AGGTTAAAAGGATGACTTTTCACTTTCTATTTTACATAAACTAAATGTACAGAATAGGATTAAAGGTTAATGAAATGACGTTACACTTGGGTGACTTCCTAACCTACCTTGCTAACATTTTATGTTACCTTTTCACTCAGCCACTGTGCCATTTCAACATATCTTATCTTCAACATATATTAActgttaaaaaacaaacaaacacaagttaCCAgttatggtatgtttattttgatgGACAAAATAGCACCGATAAGTTAAGCAAATATGTTGCAAACGTAATatgactgttttttttaataattatttgctatcatctaacaacaccaagAAGATCCCTTTTTTCACCTCAATTTAGTCAGTAGTTTAACACCATGGAGCTCAGTCAGTAGTTTAAACACCATGTAGCAGTTACTCAATCAGGCATTTTAGTTTGCGGTGTTCACTTCATTTGGTTAACTCCTACTGGAGTCACTtctaacacaaaaaaaacacggCACAAAAATAAATACGTCACACAAATTACAACCCAATTTTGCCCATGGTTTTAAACAGGTGTTGCATGGTAAGAGAGGTTCCTTTAGGTATAACGGAGGAGAATCTCTACCCATGGTTTTAAACAGATGTTGCATGGTAAGAGAGGGTCCTTTAGGCATAACGGAGGAGAATCTCTACCCATGGTTTTAAACAGGTGTTGCATGGTTAGAGAGGTTCCTTTAGGCATAGTGGAGGCCTGTCCACCCAGATGACCCCCAaggtgggagcagaactggGTCGAATTCTTTGTCAAGTCCATTGCTGTTCAGGTGTCCACATCTTACCTGTCAGAGTGAGGCACCGTCACAGGATATGAAACATGGGAGGGGTTCCTACTTCCTCTGagttaatgtgtttgtgttgaatcACTGAACCTCTTACTTGGAGTACCCTTGTACAGTCTCAgttaaaaacagacaaacaaatacacaaacaaacaaacaaaaacaccctGGTTAATGTTTCAAGATAGTTTTCCTTTTGCGCTACCtttcacatgcacagacacaaactatAAATAGTAACAAGTCCTTCATTGATGGATGAACTCCAGTGGTATCACAACAAAATGGACGAGCCCTGTTTTGCTGTAAGTACATGTAAACATGCAGAACGGAAGATGGGCTTCGTTTTTGCAACTCCCAACAAGTGTGACTGTCCTTTCATCAAGAGCATATTTTTCCATCCATCCGTCTCTCCAGAGTTCTATTTCCTCCCTCTATTTCTCCATTTTATTCCCTCTATTTCTCCATTTTTGTCCTCTTGTTCTTCGCAGCTTCCCACTTTGTTTCTCTTTGTTATTCTTTGATTCCTTGCAGCAGCTTCAGTAGGTGGGCCTCCATAACCTGTTGAACTAAGAACCCAAAGGAGATGAGAAGGTTACTCACTTATTTCATTCAATACTTCATACAGTGATACAATAGttttaaaaacatttgtttacatttgtacatgcatgcatatacacactgtATACATCACAGACAATCCTGATATTCCTACATGACTGAACTTGTTGTTCTTTGACAGAATATAGAGCTTCATGAGTCATTGTCCTACAGACATGAGATTAGCCCTTCCATTCACGCTTGTAAAGCCCGTAGGAAGGTCAACCTGGGACTTAGACTGTCTGCTTTGTTATGCTGCTATGCAGAACGCCCCCATCAGCCCCGGTTCTCCCTGAGAAGCCCCTGAGCGAGGTGACGTCCTTCTGCTGGTTTCGCTCAAAGCAGCGCGGCGATTGAGTTTAGCACGCGGCTCCTGAACGGGACCAGGTTTCTAAACACATGACATCATGCTGCTACACACTCGCTTGATGTTTGTCAGGTATCATtaaacagacatagacacacgcacacatactctaccccaagcccccacacacactccacactagCTACTATAGAGGAAATTCCTTAAGAGGTGGCTTATTTGACTAAttatgtgaaaacacacacatagggagTCTGATTGCCActctgggtgggtgggtgcatgGGTGGTGGCGTGCACTGACAGGCGATACACCACAGAGGTCTTCCGTTGTAAATATCCGCCTCGAGTTTGTCAACGTCTCCTTGTTAGAGCCCCCATCTGAACCCGCTAAGCTTTCCCCAAATTAGAACATTCAAATGTCCCCAAAAATCCACACAGTGTCATTTGCAAATAATCATGATTTGCTAATAACTTATGATTTGCACAAAATGTGACGACTTTGGGTTGTAGTGACAATGATTTGTTGTGCCATTAGGCTAATGTATATTATGCTAGGTTATTATGTTATGATATCCTTTCTCTTGCTGTGTTTGGACATGTGGATGTTTACCATGTCGGTGGCCCATGGCCACGGCCATATCCATAGCGTTGAAGCCGGAATCGGACTCCATGGTGGGGTCGGCTCCGCTTTCTGTTGGAGGAACAGGCGGGAAGGTTAACCAGACACTCCGGAGTAAACAGTCAGTACGCAGGCAGacaggacatgtgtgtgtgtgtgtgtgtgttagacggGACGTATGTGGGTTAGGTAGAcggtacgtgtatgtgtgtgtttggcagacggtgagtgtgtgtatgtttaggcATAAAATGGCACACAAACTATTACCACAGACAGGGAGCAACCTGAGCTCAACAttggaccccccccccacacacacacacacacacacacacacactcacctaggAGGATTTCAACACAGCGAACGTGATTGCCATGAACAGCATAAAGCAAGGGAGCACCGCCGttctgaaacacacacgcacatacagttCATTATCATGTTTCATTTAGTCTTTAGTCCTCACTCTATTTAGCTAAAGGATCTGCTCAGTGAAATCAAGCTCAATATTATGTAAAcagaggtgtgttcaaattcggcgaacattggcaaacgtttgtgGCTGACGTTTCAGTttctctgaacagttaaattttAACAATTTGGTGTTgacattccattgtaacggaCCTTCGTCAAGCTCACGTCCAGCTCCACTGTATGTTTGCGGAGAACTACCTCCACAGACTGATTGTGAGTGTTTGTAAACGTTCGCCAAAAACTCAATGCAAACAGAAAcctgtttgcaaacgttcgcctatgtttgcgaatttgaacacacctctgCGAAAAAATTTTTCTCTGCCTGACGTTATCAGAAATCTTTGAAGCTGTTACACATAATGATCTATTTCCAGATCTGACAATGGTTATCTGATTCAAATGAAAGGCTGATTTCCAGCACAGTGGCTGAGAGCTGTAAGCGCTGTGAGTGACACACTACTGCGGAGCTGAGCCGAGTAGTCTGCTTTGCTCTGTGAtgtaaaagtccggcttcagaaagtaaaagtcctgccacagctgattctaattagcacaactcttaaaggcacttctgttgacgttcaaacaaaacagaaagctagcttgctacttcctcccctccctcccgtgcaattgaaactctcctaaacgcgcatctcatcGGTGATTTGCAGGAACAGTTTGTTaagtttttatgggctaggtttgcccaggttgtttttgttgccgtttttgttgCCTGGGTTGTCCgcagagatcgcgttttttacagtgtattcaggacacaggcagctagcggatggtgaggtgatgtttgctgtaagtgacaaaaaatgttttagcctaaaaaacatacgacatcgcttagagcgcctttaagccaggtagatcagctaattagtgaaatcacctgtgttaagcgCACAGGTAGAGCCAATACATTGCAGGACTTTTACGTTCTGAAGCTGGACTTTGACATCTTTGGCTttactagggatgtaacggtatgaaaatttaacctcacggttatagtgaccaaaattatcacggttttcggtattatcacggtatttttaaaagtgtgttcaatatgttcagaaagcactgatagggctacacaagctgaaatagtttcaaaaagtgtcccgttcagtttttcatatttaattggctatgtgcttatagcttaacttaccctaacATTACAGTACTTGGAGGTTGCTATTactgttatttggatccaattaatgagaccaggcttggaatttcaccattctgggggcaaggccacttggccttcagttgggcatatttggtggagggcacaaaggccacatgttagggcaccaaggccaaagttaactatacagtagtaggctataaaaatgatcaaagttgtatagcctactgcagtagacctgcatcactgtatgaaacattacaaaacatgaaacatgacatattacatagaactgcaAATCATCGGataatctaatatttacagatatctaggctatatttaacatttattttatatttggcctgttataaaatcatgtattgaacaatttaagcacagttcagctttaagaaacccAAATAgcctagatcagtggttctcaaactgtggtacaGGTACCACTGGTGGTACGCGAACTCTCGCTAGTGGTACTCTGGGAGTCTCCAAGGTGTCTTTTCATAACGCAAAAcagtatgtaaaatgtaaaatatgtagttGAATTGGCCTATACGCACCTGTATTTTAATGTCGGTCATAATGGTGGTACTTGGAGAGACAATTGTTTTTGTGGGTGGTACTCATTATGAAAAGactgagaaccactggcctagatgcatgcttagcattttgtgatctaCTTTCACAAGCTcttcagctgtcctctgatttaccgatatctaggcgatatttgtaacatttattttgtatttggcccgttatgaaatcatgtggaacaatttaaacacattgtaaaacttaaagcccaaatttggagacatccatgcatgtcgaaatttactgcaaatttaaaactggattactctggaacggctaactgtacaggggactgctttacacatttgtgttcggtaaggtctgctgtttattctgatatatggtttgtcatgtgttaaacgaAAGGTTCGTGAAGTATTGCACCGAGaggaatgggtagggagatggacgcaaaaccttcagtagaatttatgattaaattgaattatattatttacttttctcgcgaaccgttcacacagagaaaaagctctttcatgtgatacttgtgatgtctgtgtgatgagtaggctacttcacgagtagttcaactgagaagaatgggtgaatttagacacactttctttcttgccctgtcactttctccactgcgcaaaagactaaattaatttgcgctgtgaatattttgacaggccataggctaaataaaaatcgctattagtaggatgcaaagcagaatattgaaagaagggcaccaaggcctgtaaacctctgattttcaaagggacatcacggccaacgcaaggggcaacgacgtggccgccgtgaaattcctaccctgagtGAGACCAAATTAAGTGttcgaaataaaactttaggctactgtactgtGTTCttctgataacgtgagtggaatggatttaatgtggatgcaaacataaaaagacgcagagtggctaaatgatacagtgcaagttttgcggtgaaaatgttccgccttttaaaatcagttgTAGCCTAATCCAAATagcagttaaaaccatcaattagacaacagaatcagtagggtaccaattttgcttcattgtaccaggctcaaaagcaggctcggatgaagctgggaaggattaaacacacagtTTCAACACTGtggtaatcaaccgtgataattatgatatttcaaaagaaaacggtaattgttatcgtcaacatttttatcacggtttatcattataccggtaatcgttacatccctaggcTTTACCCAGTCATATTCGTTGACGTCCACTCCGCACTCGATCAGCATCTTCACAATGTCCGTGTATCCTTTACTGCAGCCCAGGGACAGGGCGCTCTCTCTGCCCTTGGCCAGGACGTGGGGGTCAGCGCCCTGGAGAGGGAACACCAGGGTCAGTGGTCAGAGATCAGAGAGTTCAAATACAGGTGATCacacatagatattagaaagctagataccgcattgtccgtcgagttctattaggtgatATATGTGAATGTGaccgccatattgctgggggcaaacaccttactgtccATGGGCAACACTTGTCGGCAGTCAGAGACACCTGTCAGATTTCCAATCAGGGAAatgtttctccattggcctccagtgatcgttgcccccaccaatatgGCGGCACTATTTACatacgttctggagcccaatgtggTATCTAGCTTTCGAATATCTATGTGATCACACTGTTCAGTTTCACACTGTATACATCACAGACAATCCTGATATTCCTACACGACTAAACTCGTTCTTTGACAGAATATAGAGCTTCATGAGTCATTGTCCTACAGACATGAGATTTGCCCTTCCATTCATGATTGTAAAGCCTGTAGGAAGGCCCTGTTGAGTTTTTTTCACCTAAGGGACATGCCTGCCCAACTCAGTACAACCACCCTCGTGCCCTTGAGGGAAATGCCTTCAATTACTGCCAGATATTACTTTGAAATGTCCTTTTCTCCCCTTAAGTTGCCCCCATTTTCTTCCCTCTGACAGTGACGCTCACGCTAGTACAGTAATGTCTTCCATTCCTCACTCCATTTCTGCTAGTCTGGCTGTCCATCAAACTGAGCACCAGTGACAACAAGAGTGTGAGTACACATCGCATATCATATTCCCTGTCTGTGGTTTCCTGTTGACCCCATTGCCACGGTGATACGATGTGTTGACTGTGTTGCTGTGGTGATGTCTTACGTTCTGTAGCAGGAACTCGACGACAGCGATCTGGCCGTGAGCTGCGGCCCACATGAGAGGCGTGAAGCCCTCCTCGTCCTGCAGGTTAATCACGGTCTCTGATTGGACAAGACATAACCACTTAGCTGTCAATCACCCATCTAGTAACTGAATCATACACAAATGAGAAGGCACATCACTGCAGTACATTTCGAAATCAGTAGATAATGTTGTTTAACAGCAACCGCACAAACAGTCTGTTTATCAGAATTTGTGCTTGATGGTTTTGTATGATAAAAGCACAGTGTGTTTGAGACAGGGATGGAAATTCAATATTTTGTCcacctgccactgtggctggtggattcaaAAAATCTACCTGCCGCTAATCAGCACAATTTACCCTTATGAGTTGGCAACATTACATGATCCCTATagacactttcttatttttaaccaTCAATACCTATGAAAATTAGACCGGATctgactatttgtggtatgctcTATTTATTTTTCCCGACACAGTGGCTGGTAAGTTGACTAAATTCACCCGCCAGTACACAAATTCACCCGCATTATGCGGGTGGCGggggctaatttccatccctggtttGAGAGGTCAGAAACTGAATCGGAACTGTGCTTTCCTGGCCAAGtatgtcaacacacacaaggGATTTGTCTCCGGCCATTGGTGTCTCTCTTGCAGTACAGAGAATAACTAATATATATTATAGGATAATCCATTGACTATATACATATCAGCCACAGGGAGTAAATAATATATATCTGCATATAGTAAATAACATATAtctgcatactgtatatatatcagTCTATGCAAATCTCCAACCCAGCCCAGTCGCGCTCACTCACCCTGCTCAATGCGACTGGCCAAGTAGACCATCTCCCCCTGCGCAGCCAGCTGGTGGATGGACAGAGCTGAAAGAGACAGACACGGCCAGTCATACCAGTCCGACCGCACAGGTCTAGCCAAGGCCCAGACAGACCACGCAGCCAAGACCCAGTTAGAGCAGGCAGGTCCAGCACAGCTTGCTCTTCTTCAGTAAAACTACATCTCAGTCCAAAATGGTTAAAATGGAATGGACATATAAAATGAGCTGAGGACTGAGGCGGTCGACAAACATGTCTGCACTATCGCTTTAGTTGATCCCCAATAATGAGTTACAgccaagtgtgcgtgtgtgtgtgtgtgtgtgtgtgtgtgtgtgtgtgtgtgtcattgagtAAGTGGAAAATCATTCTTTCAACTCTTCAGCTGATTCTTTATGACTTCAAACCAAAAGTATATTTGAGTCACTCTTTGGATCTGGGCCCCTATAGTTGGTCGGTTAACAACTTCCTCTGTCAGTCGTTGTTCTTGGAGAAGATTCAAGCAAAAAGCATCTACGACAGAATATTGCTTTACCACAGATTATCTATGCTGCTGTGCTgtcagtatctgtgtgtgtgtgtgtgtgtgtgtgtgtgtgtgtgtgtgtgtgtgtgtgtgtgtgtatgtatagtatagtatatatactctttttgatcctgtgagggaaatttgtatgtgtctttatgtctgtgtctctgtgtcggtgtctctgtgtctgtgtctgtgtgtaagtgtgagagagaggtgagacacAGGTGCCGTGGTGCCCTGGTGGACGATGGCTACTCACAGTGCACGAGCAGGGGTGTGGACGACACCTCGTTGCCGCGGTGCTTGTTGGTCAGCGTGGTGGACTGCTTGATGGGAGAAAAGTGTTTGGTGGTGGACGGTGTGTACACGTGCCGCACCTGGATCCCCGGAGTGGGAGACGTCTGGATGTTACACTCCGCTGGCCGAGGGAAAGCAAGCAAGGAACAGTTCAGGAGAGATTAAGGGCATggatttctctgtgtgtgtgtttgtgtatgtgtgtgtgtgtggggggggaaaGAAGGCTCACATCAGGATAAGACATCATGTCTGAAGAATAGGGAAAAAATTGCATTTTACTTTCAGTACTTTTACCCTTTGCTTATTGTAGAAGGTGAAGGTACTTCTAAGACAGTTGAGTTGTTGTCTGTGATGATCTGCAGACTAGTAGCAGTAAGTGGTTTCATATGGGGGGTTGTGCACTGCTCACGCCATTATAAGATCCTAgtcgtgtgtgtatggagggtggtgatggtggccGGATTACCTTTAAACAAGACTGACGCCACCTCAAGATCCGAGTTGACCTGATCCTGGATGTTTTTGCTGTCCTCCTCGTTAAGCGACTTGACGAAACGCGAACACACATTCATGTCAAAACGGTTTGGCAGGATGAACTTGATCCCCATAGCGACGTTCTGCGAACCGGGGTCCTCCGATGCGCCCACGCCGACCGGGTGCTCTGTCTTGATGCCAGTCATGTCTGGcatcacacacatgccctcCATGTCCTCTGTGGCCATCGGGCACCCCTCACACAAGCGGCCTTTCTGAATCTCCGTCGGTCACAGACGGATTAATCCTGGGAAACTTTGTTCTGCAAACTACAGTCAAAGTGCCTAGCCCCCCATCAAACATCCAATGTTTTCCTGCAAAAGAAAATGTAACGTATTGTCACGGCCAATCTGCAATCTGCATACAGTGATTTGGTTGCACCAGCGTTACACGAAGGTTAGGTTACAACGAGGTTAAAACTCGAATGTGTTGAAGTAATCAGACACATATATTACAACAGTGA
The Alosa alosa isolate M-15738 ecotype Scorff River chromosome 12, AALO_Geno_1.1, whole genome shotgun sequence DNA segment above includes these coding regions:
- the ankra2 gene encoding ankyrin repeat family A protein 2, coding for MATEDMEGMCVMPDMTGIKTEHPVGVGASEDPGSQNVAMGIKFILPNRFDMNVCSRFVKSLNEEDSKNIQDQVNSDLEVASVLFKAECNIQTSPTPGIQVRHVYTPSTTKHFSPIKQSTTLTNKHRGNEVSSTPLLVHSLSIHQLAAQGEMVYLASRIEQETVINLQDEEGFTPLMWAAAHGQIAVVEFLLQNGADPHVLAKGRESALSLGCSKGYTDIVKMLIECGVDVNEYDWNGGAPLLYAVHGNHVRCVEILLESGADPTMESDSGFNAMDMAVAMGHRHVQQVMEAHLLKLLQGIKE